The Dehalococcoidia bacterium genome has a segment encoding these proteins:
- the secF gene encoding protein translocase subunit SecF codes for MFDIVGKRYWFFLLSALIIIPGIISLAVFGLKPSIDFKSGTSMTLHFSTSVNESQLRSTLADIGYKEAIVQRTGEGDFIVRLSEISTEQNQQLLSGLNTTLDTTTEQKDLSVISPAVASQTARNAVIAVFVAALGILAYITFAFRKMPKPLRWGTCAVAALVHDVLVVTGIFSILGWAAGIEIDAMFITGMLTVVGFSVHDTIVVFDRIRENLSRGGRGNLENVVNSSILQTVTRSLNTSLTVLFVLLALFVLGGATIHNFTLVLIIGIITGTYSSIFSASQLLIVWENREWGRFVSWIPFLRKKKA; via the coding sequence ATGTTTGATATTGTTGGTAAGAGATACTGGTTTTTCCTTCTCTCGGCGCTCATCATCATTCCGGGCATTATTTCTCTAGCAGTGTTTGGGTTGAAACCCAGCATAGATTTCAAGAGCGGTACGTCCATGACGCTGCACTTCAGCACCAGCGTGAATGAATCGCAGCTCCGCAGCACGCTGGCAGACATCGGATATAAAGAAGCCATCGTGCAACGCACGGGAGAGGGCGATTTCATCGTCCGCCTCTCCGAAATAAGCACAGAACAAAACCAGCAGCTTTTAAGCGGATTGAATACCACGCTCGATACCACCACCGAACAAAAGGACCTCTCGGTAATATCGCCCGCGGTGGCTTCACAGACCGCCCGTAATGCTGTAATCGCAGTTTTTGTTGCAGCGCTCGGCATTTTGGCTTATATTACTTTCGCTTTCCGCAAAATGCCCAAGCCTTTGCGCTGGGGTACCTGTGCCGTGGCCGCCCTGGTACACGACGTGCTAGTGGTAACAGGTATTTTCTCTATCCTGGGATGGGCGGCAGGCATCGAAATCGATGCCATGTTCATTACGGGCATGCTTACCGTCGTGGGTTTCAGCGTTCACGACACCATCGTGGTTTTCGACCGTATACGTGAAAATCTATCCAGGGGCGGCAGAGGAAACCTGGAGAACGTAGTTAATTCAAGTATATTGCAAACGGTGACGCGCTCCCTAAATACCTCCCTCACCGTGCTCTTCGTTCTGCTGGCGTTATTCGTTCTTGGCGGAGCTACTATTCATAATTTCACACTGGTGCTGATTATCGGAATCATCACCGGCACTTACAGTTCGATATTTAGCGCCAGCCAACTGCTTATCGTATGGGAAAACCGCGAGTGGGGCCGCTTCGTTTCCTGGATACCCTTCCTGCGGAAAAAGAAGGCTTAA
- a CDS encoding cation-translocating P-type ATPase yields MAKAHDIWYNLTAEQALSSLGSNPDGLSSTEAKSRLAEYGPNELRHSKKISPWRLFLEQFKDLLIIILLVAVILSAILGETVDAIVIFIIILFAAGLGFIQEYRAERSIEALKKMAAPAARVIRDGKHQDIPASEVVPGDVVLLKTGDRMPADGRLLESINLRTDEASLTGESTPVEKKTEPIGFEAGIGDRRNMVFAGTSASYGRGTAVITTTGMNTEFGQIARLLQEVKEEETPLQINLDRMGRMIVIAALSLTFVLAVLGILRGHGVLEMLLWGVSLAVAAVPEALPAVVTISLSLGVQKMAKRHALVRKLPAVETLGSTTYICSDKTGTLTQDQMTIRHIFVDNKILEVNGSGYEPRGEFLDRGKALDPKSIPTLQRLLLAGVLCNDTSLSNENGAWDIKGDPTEGALVVLAAKASLSQQELAQRTPRLHEIPFTSESKRMTTVHEMPQGRTAMAKGAAEVILGDCRYVLLQDKEIELDTATRERILSAAQEMADNALRVLGLAYKSSFLSESDADVQKNMVFLGLVGMIDPPRPEVKEAIKLCDRAGIRTVMITGDHKATAIAIARELGLMKGGLAYSGAELDQLSQGEFEELVEKIDVYARVSPSHKLRVVEALARKGHVVAMTGDGINDAPALKKADIGIAMGISGTDVTKEAAGMVLTDDNFASIVAAVEEGRGIFSNIKKYLVFLLSCNLGEILLMAAAILLGPLMGLENGVLPLIAIQILYLNLATDGLPAIALSIDPPDTDLMLKKPRPRNQTIFTRPVMTYLLVAGLWTAVVSLAVFVWAVNTGRGIQEAQSLCFVTLILIEFFNAFNCRSLDHSLFRVGVFKNRWLWLAITWECLLLLLIVYLPPLHGPFNTFPLAWWEWVTAILAASTIFWGLELFKLVKRLLGIKKQQ; encoded by the coding sequence ATGGCAAAAGCTCATGATATCTGGTACAACCTTACGGCTGAACAGGCGCTCAGCAGCCTGGGTTCAAACCCTGACGGCTTGAGTTCCACTGAAGCCAAAAGCCGCCTGGCCGAATACGGGCCTAACGAGCTGCGCCATTCCAAAAAGATATCACCCTGGCGACTATTCCTGGAACAGTTCAAAGACCTTCTCATTATCATCCTACTGGTGGCGGTCATCCTTTCCGCTATACTCGGCGAAACAGTGGACGCCATCGTCATCTTCATCATCATTCTTTTCGCCGCCGGGCTAGGGTTTATCCAGGAATACCGCGCCGAACGTTCCATTGAAGCCCTAAAAAAAATGGCAGCACCGGCCGCCAGGGTTATCAGGGACGGCAAGCATCAGGACATACCCGCCTCGGAAGTCGTTCCCGGCGATGTCGTACTGCTGAAAACCGGCGACCGGATGCCGGCTGACGGTCGTTTACTGGAATCCATCAATCTGAGAACAGACGAGGCTTCCCTCACCGGGGAGAGCACGCCTGTGGAAAAGAAAACAGAGCCGATAGGATTTGAAGCAGGCATAGGCGACCGCCGGAATATGGTTTTCGCCGGGACCTCGGCCAGCTACGGCCGCGGCACCGCTGTGATAACCACCACCGGTATGAACACTGAGTTCGGCCAGATTGCCAGGCTCCTTCAGGAGGTAAAAGAAGAGGAAACGCCCCTGCAGATCAACCTCGACCGCATGGGTCGCATGATAGTAATAGCGGCGCTCAGCCTTACATTCGTGCTGGCCGTGCTGGGGATTCTCAGAGGTCACGGCGTACTTGAAATGCTGTTGTGGGGGGTAAGTCTGGCTGTGGCGGCCGTCCCTGAAGCCTTGCCGGCCGTAGTGACCATTTCGTTATCGCTGGGCGTGCAGAAAATGGCTAAACGGCATGCTCTCGTGCGCAAGCTCCCCGCGGTGGAGACGCTGGGCAGCACAACATATATCTGTTCGGATAAGACAGGTACCCTCACCCAGGACCAGATGACCATCCGCCATATATTTGTAGATAACAAAATACTCGAGGTCAACGGCTCAGGCTACGAACCCAGAGGCGAATTTCTTGACCGCGGAAAAGCACTTGACCCCAAATCGATCCCGACCCTGCAGAGGCTGCTGCTGGCAGGCGTGCTGTGCAACGACACCAGCCTGTCTAATGAAAACGGAGCCTGGGATATCAAAGGCGACCCAACAGAGGGAGCACTGGTGGTTCTAGCCGCTAAGGCCAGCTTGAGCCAGCAGGAACTCGCTCAGCGCACTCCTCGCCTTCACGAGATACCTTTTACCTCAGAATCCAAGCGTATGACCACCGTGCACGAGATGCCCCAGGGACGCACAGCCATGGCCAAGGGCGCCGCCGAAGTGATACTGGGCGACTGCCGTTATGTTCTGCTACAGGACAAGGAAATCGAACTTGATACAGCGACTCGCGAGAGAATACTGTCGGCAGCTCAAGAAATGGCCGACAATGCGTTGCGCGTGCTCGGTCTGGCCTACAAGAGCTCGTTTTTATCTGAAAGCGACGCCGATGTGCAAAAGAACATGGTATTTCTCGGGCTGGTGGGAATGATTGACCCGCCGCGCCCCGAAGTGAAAGAGGCCATCAAACTCTGCGACCGCGCCGGCATACGTACCGTGATGATTACGGGAGACCACAAAGCTACGGCTATTGCCATCGCCAGGGAGCTCGGGCTGATGAAAGGCGGCCTGGCTTACAGCGGTGCCGAGCTGGACCAGCTCAGCCAGGGAGAGTTTGAAGAACTGGTTGAAAAGATAGATGTTTATGCCAGGGTGTCGCCCTCGCACAAATTGCGTGTGGTGGAGGCGCTTGCCCGTAAAGGCCACGTCGTCGCTATGACCGGAGACGGCATCAATGACGCCCCGGCTCTAAAAAAGGCGGATATCGGCATTGCAATGGGCATCAGCGGCACCGATGTCACCAAAGAAGCCGCCGGCATGGTGTTGACAGACGATAACTTTGCTTCGATAGTGGCAGCAGTGGAAGAAGGACGCGGTATTTTCTCCAACATCAAAAAATACCTGGTCTTTCTGCTTTCCTGCAATCTGGGGGAAATTCTACTGATGGCTGCCGCTATTCTGCTCGGCCCGCTAATGGGTCTGGAGAACGGCGTGCTTCCTCTTATCGCCATCCAAATTCTTTACCTGAACCTGGCAACTGACGGGCTTCCCGCTATTGCCCTTTCCATCGACCCTCCCGATACGGACCTGATGCTGAAAAAGCCACGTCCCCGCAATCAGACAATTTTCACACGTCCTGTTATGACTTACCTGCTCGTGGCAGGTTTATGGACGGCGGTTGTGTCGCTTGCCGTTTTTGTATGGGCTGTGAACACCGGCAGGGGCATTCAGGAAGCACAAAGTCTGTGCTTTGTAACGCTGATACTCATCGAATTCTTCAACGCCTTTAACTGCCGCTCGCTGGACCATTCCCTGTTCCGGGTGGGGGTTTTCAAGAACCGCTGGCTCTGGTTGGCCATAACATGGGAATGCTTACTATTGCTTTTAATCGTCTATCTGCCCCCCCTGCACGGGCCTTTCAACACCTTCCCGCTGGCCTGGTGGGAATGGGTAACAGCCATACTAGCGGCTTCAACTATCTTTTGGGGACTTGAGCTTTTCAAGCTGGTAAAAAGGCTGCTGGGGATTAAAAAGCAACAATGA